The genomic region GGCTCTCGGCCCCCAGGGCACGGTGGGGCACGGGGCACGGGCCCCCGGCTCTCGGCCCCGGGGCACTGTGGGGCACCGGCCCCTCGGCCCCCGGGGCACTGTGGGGCACCGGCTCCCCTGGCTTTCGGCCCCCGGGGCATTGTGGGTAAAGCACCGTGGCCCTTCCTTAGAGTCCCATCTGTGCCCCGGGGCACCACGGGTAGGGCCTCGTCATCCCTCCACTGCGCCGGGAGAACTGCCCCCCCGTTTTCTCCGGGGGGCCCCGCGCACGGTGGGTAACGccccgcagcccctcccccacggggCAGGGCTGTGTCTCTGTTGCGGTCTGCGGCTGCTCTAGGCGCCGACTCTATGGCTCTGGAGGACCTGAGGGGGTAGGTTCGGGATGGGGGCGGCACTTAGCCAATCGGCGAAGAGAGCAGCGGCTCCGTGCCCTTCTGGGGAGGGCGCACCGACCAATCAGGGCCCACAGAACCAAAACTCGCTCTCTAGACGCGATTGGTCGATAGCCAGGCAATCAGAGGGCGAGGGGGTCAGCTGGGGGGGACCCTGACAGTCAATattctgggggcggggcctcagttctgggggaaggtgggagcccagggcggggggttgcggggcgggagtgaggggcaccggcggggcggggctgccgggcgggagtgaggggcaccggcggggcgggggggggcagggggcggcggggcgggagtgaggggcaccggcgggtcggggggggcagggggctgcggggcgggagtgaggggcaccggcgggtcgggggggggcagggggctgcggggcgggagtgaggggcaccggcgggtcgggggggggcagggggctgcggggcgggagtgaggggcaccggcgggtcgggggggggcagggggctgcggggcgggagtgaggggcaccggcgggtcgggggggggcagggggctgcggggcgggagtgaggggcaccggcgggtcgggggggggcagggggctgcggggcgggagtgaggggcaccggcgggtcgggggggggcagggggctgcggggcgggagtgaggggcaccggcaggtcggggggcagggggctgcggggcgggagtgaggggcaccggcggggcgggggggggcagggggctgcggggcgggagtgaggggcaccggcgggtcgggggggggcagggggctgcggggcgggagtgaggggcaccggcgggtcgggggggggcagggggctgcggggcgggagtgaggggcaccggcgggtcgggggggggcagggggctgcggggcgggagtgaggggcatcggcCATGTTAACCCTTCGCTGTCTGGCAGGATGGCTGAGGTGGAGGTCTCTGCCCGGGCCTATGCCAAGATGTGCCTCCATGCCGCCCGGCACCCCCATGCTGCCGTCAATGGGCTGctcctggggcactgggggggcccCCCCAAGTGTCTGTTTCTCACAGACTGCGTCCCCCTTTTCCATAGCAACTTGGCGCTCAGCGTCATGCTGGAGGTGGCTCTGAACCaggtgggcagcagggggcgccgtgggtcAGGGGGCGGTcggggctggggggctctgtgtgcggcagagggggctgggcagggggcctcCATgcggagcaggaggggctgggtggagggggctctgtggggcagagggggctgcgcaggGGGCCTCCATgtggagcagtggggctgggggcaccaGGTCGCAGGGGGtgttgggggctgggtggggggggctcagtgtggggcGCGCTCCCCTCTTgatctgtccctctccccaggtTGATCTGTGGGCGTCCCGCTCTAACCTGCTGGTGGCTGGGTACTACCAGGCCAATGCCGGGCTGGACGACATGAGGTAACTTTGGGGGTtcccaggggggcagggagggggtcccccttcccccctgacatctctcctgccccccatgtAGCCCCACCCCCCTGGCTCTGAAGATGGCTGGACGCCTGGCTGAGTTCTCTGAGGGTGCTGTGTTGATCATGGTGAGATTTGGGGGTCTGGGAGGCTGGAGGGGGCCCccgggggcagggtgtgtgtgtgtgggggggggggctgtggtcAGGGACCCCTGGGGGTGCCTATGGTGGTGGGGGGTTGTGACTGACATTTGGGGGGTGGTGTGGGGATATCTTTCCAGCGTggcccccaactgcccccccttctccctccccccccagctggaTAACCAGAAACTGACCGTGAACCCCCGCGTGCCCCCCGTCATTGTGCTGGAGCAGCAGGATCGGCACTGGCTCCCCAAGGACAAGAACCTGTGAGTGgggttccccccaaacccaccATGGGCCCCCTACACTACCCATCCTCTGGGaatgggacccaggtgtccgggatGGTGCCCCACAGGCTCCCAGCCCTTAGGGTGActggggatgggacccaggcgtccgggatgGTGCCTTTCTCTCTTCCAGCCCTCGGGGTGActggggatgggacccaggcaGGCACCCCCCATGCTCCCAGCCCTCAGGGTGActggggatgggacccaggcatccgggacTCACCGCGCCCCCTtctgtctttttcagagtcatgtGGCGCGACTGGGAATCCTCCCGTCACATTTGCAAGTCCCTGCTGGAGGCTAAAGCTCACACCCGATTGGTTGACTTTGACGCCCACCTCGATGACATCAGACGGGACTGGACCAATCAGCACCTCAACACCGAGATCACCCGGCTGGTGTCTGTCGCCAATGGCAGCGCCTGAAGGACCCTATTGGctggcctggggaagccgggGCTGTATTCTGATTGGCCTGCTTGGAACAATGGCACGCCCCCATTGGCTGGCTTAGATGCCAATTCACCCCCGAGTAAAGACTCAACTGACTTTCACTGATTCCTTTATATTTattccccccattcccctccccccagattggCCCTTCCCCCAACGAGCCCAGACTCCTCCCCTTTGGCCTCACATCGGACCCCCAATGTTAAATTTAGGTCCCGTTTTTGGCTACGTTTTTGCAGATTTCACAAAGTTTTTTATTTTGGCCTTTAAtttccttcattttatttttatttctttccttttcgGCACCTGATCGTTCCATTGTTttcccagcatcctcctcctcccccaagcgaTGGGTGTCGGACAGCAAAAAACCAAAGGCCATTCAATGCCCCAAACCTCCTGACATGAAAACTATGACCATAAAACCCCCCAAGGAATTGTCTAGAACACCCCGTTCACCACCGATGTCTGACCCAACAGAATTTGGGGGCCGTTTTCTTTCCATtcgttcattttattttattgcaacTCCTTAAAATGCTAAGGAACATAAAGCAAAAATCGTTGCCAAAAGGACAAAATAAGGAATTAAAATGCCAAAAAACTAAATTTCTGGGGGCAAAACCTTCCATTTAACGCAGAGTTTTGGATTTCTGTTTCTGGGATTTGTTTTTACATTCATGGTTTCCATTTCATGACGCTTGTCGTACTGAATTTCTCTCATTTGGCTATTTTACAGCTTTTCTTCATTGTGGCCAGGTGAATTTTtggcatttcatgcagacttGGAGGCAGAGAATTTGTTGCCATCAGATCTCGtcctttcattaatttttttgctgcttaatttccttcattttttttgcATCCTTAAAATTATTTCACAATTTTGTTTTGGGCCGTTCAGTTTCCTTTTTTGGTGAAGTTTTTGgcattttgttgcctttttttttttttttttttaaatcaaaaccagCCGTGAAACCCCTAAAGGTCTAATTTTCTGATCAGCAGCAGACGGCAAGACAGGAAGTCCCGCCTTTGCCTCTCTTTCCAACCCGCCCTGTGATTGGTGGAGGCCAGAGGTGAAAGGTCGTTCAGTAGATCATGCCCTTGGTTTCTCCCCGTGGCTTCTTGATCTTCTCAAAGTTCTTGACCACGATGTCGTAAAGAATGGCCTGGGGGTGGAAGGAGATGGGAGAGTCGGTCTAGTATTGGGGTGCTGCCGGCTTCTAGGGGTGAAGCTAAATTAGGGGTTCACCTCTGTCCCTACCCTGAAGGATCCAGGTCTTCTGGGGTCCATTTAATGTTGGCcttcaacccccaccccaaacccactcCCACCCAGAGAAGCCCCCCAACTCGgctgtctctccttccccagaTGGCTGGGGCAGCCTGAGAGTGCACTCTCCCAGCTGTTCCCCTCAAtccccctggccccaacccccctgattctctccagccccccactcACGTAGAGGTTCCGGATTTCCATCACCATCAGCCGGATCTCAGCGTATTGCGCCTCGTCCAATTCGTGCACCAGCTGCCGGTAATCGCCCTGCGGGGGGTAGAGCCGGGGACATGAGAGGCCAGTGTCTCCTCCTCACTAGCcctggggtcccagagccccTGCTGGGGAACCCTGGCATCCGGGCACCCCGCAGTGGGGAACCCTGGAGTCCAGGCAGCCCCCCTCCCACGCAGTGGAGAACCCTGGCGTCCGGGCAGCTGCACCCGTCTCAGACACTCACCACATGAGGATTTTTGGCCGCTTTAGCCACCGCGTCGCCTCTCTCGGAAAAATACCTGTGGgcgaggtgggggggaggggatcagaAGTCAGAGCTGAAGCCCCAAACTGGGGGGCGGTCTCATTGCTGGGAGGGGGGGCCTGGGAGGCGGCTTCCCCCAAGGGTAGCCCAATCTCTCCACAGTGTGACGCTGACAAAGTTTTGGGGCAGTGAGAATTTCCTTGTTTTCCACCCTCCCAACTTAACAAAATTGCAGCAAATGGaatgcaaccccctcccccccccccgccccgaaccaGTACACGATCTGCATTTAAGGAAGTTAAGCTGCATTCAAACCCTCTTTTTGCCGCGTTCATTTATTTTGCACTGAGCAGCATTTGGCTTGTTACGTTTCCTTCGGGGGTCGGCGCTTTGGTTTTGCAAGACTGAAACTAAAATCGGAAATGCCAAATTTTTCATCTTGAGGAAACGCCAACGACCAACGAATTTTAGTGTGCACAAATACTGGTCCCTGCAAAGTACTATGGCTCCTTGTACTAACCACAAATTCGATTTGTAACACACAACTGTACGTGCAAAACTGTGAGGCTTGCAACGACCAAATCAAACCGGCTGGCACTTTGGGTTGCAATCAGAaaggagttttttaaaaattcaaacaatATTAAAGGTCGCAAAGCAAATTTAAAAGACAATGAAAGGccattttcaaatgtttgcaATTTTCATATTTTGCGCTCAATGCCATTAATTGTTGTTAATTTGCTCTTTTTACAGCCTTCATTAATTTTGCATCAATTATTTTCCACATTTAAGATTCCTTGAGGAGTTTTTTTAGATTAAAAGTTTGACGGGTGATAGATTTTGCATTTCAATTGTTTTTGCAACCCGTAGTATTTTGCATTGGACACAATTCATTGGCGTTAAACGTTCCTCTTTTGTGGCAAacgttggggttttttttgcattttatatttgGTTTTCCATTTTAGTCTGACGTGCAACCGTTGCCGGTTTGCACTGGAAAATTTCCCCTTCGCTGcttttcacaatgtttttatattttcatttctttctttattttggcaAACTAAAATGGTTTGCATTGGACAGAAGCTTTTTGCATTCTggaaactaacttttttttgcTAG from Natator depressus isolate rNatDep1 chromosome 13, rNatDep2.hap1, whole genome shotgun sequence harbors:
- the EMC9 gene encoding ER membrane protein complex subunit 9, with translation MAEVEVSARAYAKMCLHAARHPHAAVNGLLLGHWGGPPKCLFLTDCVPLFHSNLALSVMLEVALNQVDLWASRSNLLVAGYYQANAGLDDMSPTPLALKMAGRLAEFSEGAVLIMLDNQKLTVNPRVPPVIVLEQQDRHWLPKDKNLVMWRDWESSRHICKSLLEAKAHTRLVDFDAHLDDIRRDWTNQHLNTEITRLVSVANGSA